In the genome of Verrucomicrobium sp., the window TGTGCCGAGGGAGGAGGAAATCTCCGAAGTCTGCGTCATGCCTTCAGGGAGACATTTTTCATACCAGAATAAGAAGCCGTAGGCGCTTCTTCTTTCCCATCAACGGAATCGGATAAATGCCCCTCCCGAAAGGAGAGGCGGGGCTAGGCAATTCAGATACATTTTGAATCTGAGGGGTTCCAAATGTATCTTAAGGGAAGGCCATCGATGACTAAATCGATTTTATTGGTGGAAGACGACGTCGACTTTGCGGAAAGCGTCACGGCCTCCCTCCGGGGGGCAGGTTACCATGTCGATAGCGTGGGCCGCGTTGCCGACGCGCGGGAACGTCTGTTGCGGCAGACTTACGACCTTGTCCTGAGCGACATCAATCTTCCCGACAGCGAGGACTTGGATGTCATCGAATCCCTATCCGTGGGGGAGCGGCCTCCTCCTCTCATCCTCCTTACCGGCGAGGGGACCTTTGACCGAGCGGTCCAGGCTATCTTGCGCGGCGCGTTCGATTACCTGCGCAAGCCGGTGACGCGGTCCCGGCTCCTGGAGGTAGTGGAAAAGGCCGTCGCGGCCCGCGCCCTCGCGGGCGACATCGTCACTCTTCCCTGCGATTCCGATGCCGGCGAGGGCCTGGTGGGGCAGGGACCGGCGATGACGGAGCTGTTCAAGGAAATCGGCCGGGCCGCGCGCCAGCCTGCGCCGATTCTCATCCTGGGGGAAACGGGTACGGGCAAGGAGCTGGTGGCAAGGGCGGTGCACCGTTACGGCGGCAGGCGGGACGGCCCCTTCGTCCCCGTCAACTGCGGGGCAATTCCGGAAACGCTGGTGGAAAGCGAGCTCTTCGGTCATGAGAAGGGGGCATTTAGCGGCGCCCAGGCGCGCCGCTTCGGCCGATTCCAGGAGGCGGACGGAGGGACCTTGTTTCTGGACGAGGTGGGAGATCTTCCCCTCTCAGTCCAGGTTAAGCTGCTCCGGGTCCTTCAGGAACGGGAAGTCCGCCCGCTGGGAGGCACCCCGGTCCGCGTGGACGTCCGCGTCGTCGCCGCCACCCACCGGGACCTGGAAGCCGAAGTGCGGCAGGGACGGTTTCGAGAGGAT includes:
- a CDS encoding sigma-54 dependent transcriptional regulator, with the translated sequence MTKSILLVEDDVDFAESVTASLRGAGYHVDSVGRVADARERLLRQTYDLVLSDINLPDSEDLDVIESLSVGERPPPLILLTGEGTFDRAVQAILRGAFDYLRKPVTRSRLLEVVEKAVAARALAGDIVTLPCDSDAGEGLVGQGPAMTELFKEIGRAARQPAPILILGETGTGKELVARAVHRYGGRRDGPFVPVNCGAIPETLVESELFGHEKGAFSGAQARRFGRFQEADGGTLFLDEVGDLPLSVQVKLLRVLQEREVRPLGGTPVRVDVRVVAATHRDLEAEVRQGRFREDLYFRLHVAPLRLPSLRERREDIPALIACFLRRQAADGPPLEIAAEALRLFQEAPWPGNVRQLENAVRRASMLTAGRVIGPDPVCRALGEGGEGTASDTLIEEWIGRRVAGKTSAEPALLRQLEAKAIAAVLHRTGGRRLEAARLLGINRKTLREKIALYGLEVPGNDPGEG